The following proteins come from a genomic window of Salvia hispanica cultivar TCC Black 2014 chromosome 4, UniMelb_Shisp_WGS_1.0, whole genome shotgun sequence:
- the LOC125219114 gene encoding U-box domain-containing protein 28-like produces MAREKPREELYVTVPNLFRCPISMDVMKSPVSLCTGVTYDRSSIEKWLALGHKTCPATMQTLPSTLTTPNLTLRRLIQLWLSHADAARAPLCAVSKQEAAAIIKGELDAPSLEKLINFMKASEGNLKFVALSSSAISRFVEFFVDSDEIRIRELIVEVFDLISSESGVRERLNDLVLNCSDGRDCLSPFAAVLRKGNTESKVKSAKILELISINPESQHKISDQPGLLENLYTLTTAESDYSAVEAGLSALLAIATTRAAKKELIRLGIVRTAGRILSGSDPDRGVIERAAAMLESVASCTEGRGAIGGDRECVAGTVRRLMKCSGAATEHGIAVLWSVCCLARDESAQETAAEENGLTKVLLVMQSGCSSSTSMMCRELVKVLRAKSGKSNLAPYYQTRTTHIAPC; encoded by the coding sequence ATGGCGAGGGAAAAGCCGAGGGAGGAACTGTACGTCACTGTACCTAATCTCTTCCGCTGCCCAATCTCCATGGACGTCATGAAGTCGCCGGTGAGTCTCTGCACCGGCGTCACGTACGACCGGAGCTCCATCGAGAAGTGGCTGGCGCTCGGCCATAAAACCTGTCCGGCGACCATGCAAACCCTGCCTTCCACGCTCACCACGCCGAATCTCACCCTCCGCCGCCTAATTCAGCTCTGGCTCTCCCATGCCGACGCCGCGCGCGCGCCGCTGTGTGCTGTCTCCAAGCAGGAAGCGGCGGCGATCATCAAAGGCGAGCTCGACGCTCCTTCCTTGGAGAAATTGATCAATTTCATGAAGGCGTCGGAGGGGAATCTGAAGTTCGTCGCGCTGTCTAGCAGCGCGATTTCGAGATTCGTTGAATTCTTCGTTGATTCCGACGAAATTCGGATTCGCGAACTGATTGTTGAGGTTTTCGATCTGATCTCGTCGGAGAGTGGCGTAAGAGAAAGGTTAAATGACCTCGTTTTGAACTGCAGTGACGGAAGAGACTGTTTATCGCCGTTCGCGGCGGTTTTGCGGAAAGGAAACACCGAATCGAAGGTGAAATCCGCGAAGATTTTGGAGCTAATATCAATAAATCCTGAATCGCAGCACAAAATCTCCGATCAACCAGGTCTATTAGAGAATCTATACACCCTAACCACCGCAGAGAGCGATTACTCGGCCGTGGAAGCCGGATTATCGGCTCTGTTAGCAATCGCAACCACTAGGGCGGCGAAGAAGGAGCTGATCCGGCTCGGAATCGTCCGAACCGCGGGGCGGATCCTCTCCGGATCGGATCCGGATCGCGGCGTGATAGAGAGAGCGGCGGCGATGCTGGAAAGCGTGGCATCGTGTACGGAGGGGCGGGGCGCGATCGGAGGGGATAGGGAGTGTGTGGCGGGGACGGTGAGGAGGCTGATGAAGTGCTCTGGCGCGGCGACGGAGCACGGGATAGCGGTGCTGTGGAGCGTGTGCTGCTTAGCGAGGGACGAGTCGGCGCAGGAaacggcggcggaggagaaTGGATTGACGAAGGTACTACTGGTGATGCAGAGCGGCTGCTCGTCGAGTACAAGCATGATGTGCAGGGAATTGGTCAAAGTTTTGAGGGCCAAGAGTGGTAAGTCCAATTTGGCTCCTTATTATCAAACTAGGACAACTCACATTGCGCCTTGTTGA